A window of Streptomyces gilvosporeus contains these coding sequences:
- a CDS encoding ATP-grasp domain-containing protein produces the protein MSSSPIGTSEAVRRLPRSPAVPAESRERCLELLAGMADVEFVHDLNIDRTHIRGGRVYHGGLCLNELDLYVWYAQIDRRPGSYHIEALRTLSQDTQVVVDPNSFAVGVDKYRAHLLLQRGGLRVPDTVLLHQGNVNAAEPILAEWGRAVLKPRGGYFGHGVLLIEDFATLRDAAGYLAATAPGAADETLLLERFYDNDLAEWVSVTLVGGEVMHGYRKRPSHWAAMRGGAAKVYDAAVEGGEVDLCDVPTAHAELALNAQKMMGAQIIGFDMILHQGVPIIVDENTFPGFYPELFRASGKNLGAELCRMIAQAVDECRTSPQTRRPR, from the coding sequence TTGTCCAGTTCACCCATCGGGACGTCCGAGGCCGTGCGGCGGCTGCCGCGCAGCCCCGCCGTCCCCGCTGAGTCCCGGGAGCGATGTCTTGAACTCCTCGCGGGCATGGCGGATGTGGAGTTCGTCCACGATCTGAACATTGACCGGACCCATATCCGCGGTGGGCGGGTGTACCACGGCGGGCTGTGTCTCAACGAGCTGGATCTGTACGTGTGGTATGCGCAAATCGACCGCCGGCCCGGCAGCTACCACATCGAAGCGCTGCGGACCCTCAGCCAGGACACCCAGGTCGTAGTCGACCCCAACAGCTTCGCGGTCGGCGTCGACAAATACCGCGCTCACCTGCTGCTGCAACGCGGCGGACTACGGGTGCCCGACACCGTCCTGCTACACCAGGGCAATGTGAACGCAGCCGAGCCCATCCTGGCGGAGTGGGGCCGCGCCGTGCTCAAGCCCAGGGGCGGCTACTTCGGGCACGGTGTGCTGCTCATCGAGGATTTCGCCACGTTGCGGGATGCCGCAGGCTACCTGGCCGCGACCGCTCCGGGAGCCGCTGACGAGACGCTGCTGCTGGAGCGGTTCTACGACAACGACCTCGCCGAGTGGGTGTCGGTGACGCTGGTGGGTGGCGAGGTGATGCACGGCTACCGCAAGCGGCCCTCCCACTGGGCGGCGATGCGTGGCGGCGCGGCGAAGGTCTACGACGCGGCCGTTGAGGGCGGCGAGGTCGATCTGTGCGACGTCCCGACCGCCCACGCGGAACTGGCCTTGAATGCCCAGAAGATGATGGGAGCACAGATCATCGGCTTCGACATGATCCTTCACCAGGGCGTGCCGATCATCGTCGACGAGAACACCTTTCCCGGCTTCTACCCCGAACTCTTCCGCGCATCCGGGAAGAACCTGGGAGCCGAGCTGTGCCGGATGATCGCCCAAGCAGTCGACGAATGCCGCACGAGCCCCCAGACCAGGCGCCCCCGGTAA
- a CDS encoding sirohydrochlorin chelatase: MTMRPTLLVIAHGSRDPRHAATVSALCAQVRSLRPGLRVEVGHLDFNAPSVPQVLERLAAEGVRDVVALPLLLTRAFHAKSDIPAVLREATLRLPLLTVHQAEVLGPSSLLTAALERRLEEAGLQPGDRRSTGVVLASAGSSDPEAIAVIAEVAREWRRTAGWCAVRPAFASASLPRTADAVRELRTEGVARVAVAPYVIAPGFLPDRIAAGAREAGADILAPVLGPAPELARLLLRRYDQADEARRVSPELTALSA; the protein is encoded by the coding sequence ATGACCATGCGCCCCACTCTCCTCGTCATCGCCCACGGCAGCCGCGATCCGCGGCACGCGGCGACCGTCTCCGCGCTCTGTGCGCAAGTGCGGTCGCTGCGGCCGGGGCTGCGCGTCGAGGTCGGTCATCTCGACTTCAACGCGCCCAGCGTGCCCCAGGTGCTGGAGCGCCTCGCGGCCGAGGGCGTGCGGGATGTGGTGGCGCTTCCCCTCCTCCTCACTCGCGCCTTTCACGCGAAGTCCGATATCCCTGCGGTCCTGCGGGAGGCCACCCTGCGGCTGCCCCTGCTGACCGTCCATCAGGCCGAGGTGCTCGGCCCCTCCTCCCTCCTGACCGCCGCGCTGGAGCGCCGGCTGGAGGAGGCCGGGCTGCAGCCCGGCGACCGCCGCTCGACCGGGGTCGTACTGGCCTCGGCGGGCTCCAGTGACCCGGAGGCGATCGCAGTGATCGCTGAAGTCGCGCGGGAGTGGCGGCGCACCGCTGGTTGGTGTGCCGTGCGACCTGCGTTCGCCTCCGCATCTCTTCCCCGCACGGCCGACGCCGTACGGGAGTTGCGGACCGAAGGCGTGGCCCGGGTGGCCGTGGCTCCGTACGTCATCGCGCCCGGCTTTCTGCCGGACCGCATCGCCGCCGGGGCCCGCGAGGCCGGCGCGGACATCCTCGCCCCGGTGCTCGGCCCCGCCCCCGAGCTGGCCCGGCTGCTGCTGCGCCGTTACGACCAGGCGGACGAGGCCCGCCGCGTGAGCCCGGAACTGACGGCGCTGAGCGCCTGA
- a CDS encoding ABC transporter permease — protein MASTETKAQSAAAQATAQDGETTDGPAADTATKATAAGDTTHDLAGLEAGLDALESTVVARQPWLRTVASKTFPPLIAVALVLGLWQLAYHFQLKPHYLLPSPFDVARSVQEKWLQGTLLGYVWTSISRGALGFLASVAIGTVLGLVVARVKAVRAALGPILSGLQSLPSVAWVPAAIIWFGLSDATIYAVVLLGAVPSIANGLVAGVDQISPLYLRAGRTIGATGLAGVRHVLLPAALPGYIAGLKQGWAFSWRSLMAAELIVNAPDLGTGLGQMLEQGRETGDMSWVLSAILLILIVGIGIELLIFAPIERRVLRSRGLLVKS, from the coding sequence ATGGCCAGCACTGAGACCAAGGCCCAGTCCGCCGCCGCACAAGCCACCGCCCAGGACGGTGAGACCACCGACGGTCCGGCCGCCGACACGGCCACCAAGGCCACCGCCGCGGGCGACACCACCCATGACCTCGCCGGTCTGGAGGCCGGGCTCGACGCTCTGGAATCCACCGTCGTCGCTCGCCAGCCGTGGCTGCGTACGGTCGCTTCAAAGACCTTCCCTCCCCTCATCGCCGTCGCGCTCGTGCTGGGGCTGTGGCAGCTCGCCTACCACTTCCAGCTCAAGCCGCACTATCTGCTGCCTAGCCCCTTCGACGTCGCCCGCTCCGTGCAGGAGAAGTGGCTCCAGGGCACGCTGCTGGGCTATGTGTGGACCAGCATCTCCCGCGGCGCCCTCGGCTTCCTGGCCTCGGTGGCCATCGGTACGGTCCTCGGCCTGGTCGTCGCCCGCGTCAAGGCCGTACGCGCCGCGCTCGGCCCGATCCTCAGCGGTCTGCAGTCCCTCCCCTCGGTGGCCTGGGTGCCGGCGGCGATCATCTGGTTCGGGCTGAGCGACGCCACCATCTATGCGGTGGTGCTGCTCGGTGCCGTCCCCTCCATCGCCAACGGCCTGGTGGCGGGCGTCGACCAGATCTCTCCCCTCTATCTGCGGGCCGGCCGTACCATCGGCGCCACCGGCCTGGCGGGCGTACGGCATGTCCTCCTCCCCGCCGCACTCCCCGGCTACATCGCCGGTCTCAAGCAGGGCTGGGCCTTCTCCTGGCGCTCCCTGATGGCCGCCGAACTCATCGTCAACGCCCCCGACCTGGGCACCGGCCTGGGCCAAATGCTGGAGCAGGGCCGGGAGACCGGGGACATGTCCTGGGTGCTGTCCGCGATCCTGCTGATCCTCATCGTCGGTATCGGTATCGAGCTGCTGATCTTCGCGCCGATCGAGCGCCGGGTCCTGCGCAGCCGCGGCCTCCTCGTCAAGAGCTGA
- a CDS encoding ABC transporter ATP-binding protein has protein sequence MTTTTLAKQPAPAAPTGTVSYAARIDHVSKSFGRPGAQQHVLDDISIDVAPGEFVCLLGASGCGKSTLLNLVAGLDAPSSGGIETPGGRPALMFQEHALFPWLTAGRNIELALRLRGVPRAERRAEAERLLELVRLGGAYGKRVHELSGGMRQRVAMARALAQDSQLLLMDEPFAALDAITRDVLHDELTRIWSAANDDASGAGGLSVLFVTHNVREAVRLAQRVVLLSSRPGRIAREWQVDIPQPRRIEDAAVADLSVEITEQLRGEIRRHGQH, from the coding sequence ATGACGACCACCACTCTCGCCAAGCAGCCCGCCCCGGCGGCCCCGACCGGCACCGTTTCGTACGCCGCTCGCATCGACCATGTCTCGAAGTCGTTCGGCCGCCCCGGCGCGCAGCAGCATGTGCTGGACGACATCAGCATCGATGTCGCACCGGGCGAATTCGTCTGCCTCCTGGGGGCCTCGGGCTGCGGAAAGTCCACCCTTCTCAATCTCGTGGCGGGCCTGGACGCGCCGTCGTCCGGCGGCATCGAGACGCCGGGCGGCCGGCCGGCCCTGATGTTCCAGGAACATGCGCTCTTCCCGTGGCTGACCGCGGGCCGCAACATCGAACTGGCGCTGCGGCTGCGCGGGGTGCCGCGCGCCGAGCGCCGCGCCGAGGCCGAGCGGCTGCTCGAACTCGTCCGGCTGGGCGGCGCATACGGCAAGCGGGTGCACGAGCTGTCGGGCGGGATGCGCCAGCGCGTCGCCATGGCCCGGGCGCTCGCGCAGGACAGCCAACTGCTGCTGATGGACGAGCCGTTCGCCGCGCTCGACGCCATCACCCGCGATGTGCTGCACGACGAGCTGACCCGCATCTGGAGCGCCGCGAACGACGACGCCTCCGGCGCGGGCGGCCTCTCGGTCCTCTTCGTCACCCACAACGTCCGCGAGGCCGTACGGCTCGCCCAGCGGGTGGTACTGCTCTCCTCCCGTCCCGGCCGGATCGCCCGCGAATGGCAGGTGGACATCCCGCAGCCGCGCCGAATCGAGGACGCCGCGGTCGCCGACCTTTCCGTCGAGATCACCGAACAGCTCCGTGGGGAGATCCGCCGCCATGGCCAGCACTGA
- a CDS encoding aliphatic sulfonate ABC transporter substrate-binding protein → MSAVRHRLLAAAVTVPLLVGALGACGYGSEAPKPTAAKVAPKGPKTDGLANVRIGLFGNTTHATPLIGLHQGFFQKELGGTAVKESTFNAGPAEIEALNSGAIDIGWIGPSPAINGYVKSHGKSLKIISGSASGGVSLVVNPKKIKGLGDLKGKTIATPQLGNTQDVALLNFLAGKGYKVDATSGKGDVTVQRTDNKVTPTAFKAGSIDGAWVPEPTASKLVAAGGKTILDEKKLWKDGRFVITNVIVSQKFLKEHPKAVEAVLRGSVKTNAWIRSHPDEAKKALNDQLADPQFAGKALPGNVIDPAFKNVDITDDPLAATLQEEADHAVKAGLLKQPDLKGIYDLTLLNKVLKSEGKAPVDDAGLGS, encoded by the coding sequence GTGTCTGCCGTTCGACACCGCCTGCTGGCGGCCGCCGTTACCGTCCCGCTCCTCGTAGGCGCGCTGGGCGCCTGCGGCTACGGCTCCGAGGCCCCGAAGCCCACCGCGGCCAAGGTCGCCCCCAAGGGTCCCAAGACCGACGGTCTTGCCAACGTCCGGATCGGACTCTTCGGCAACACCACCCACGCCACCCCGCTGATCGGACTGCACCAGGGCTTCTTCCAGAAGGAGCTGGGCGGCACGGCGGTGAAGGAGTCCACCTTCAACGCGGGCCCCGCCGAGATCGAGGCCCTCAACTCGGGCGCCATCGACATCGGCTGGATCGGCCCCTCCCCGGCCATCAACGGTTACGTCAAGTCGCACGGCAAGAGCCTGAAGATCATCTCCGGGTCGGCGTCCGGCGGTGTCTCGCTGGTGGTCAACCCCAAGAAGATCAAGGGGCTGGGCGACCTCAAGGGCAAGACGATCGCCACTCCGCAGCTGGGCAACACCCAGGACGTGGCGCTGCTGAACTTCCTCGCCGGCAAGGGCTACAAGGTCGACGCCACCAGTGGCAAGGGCGATGTCACCGTCCAGCGCACCGACAACAAGGTGACGCCGACGGCGTTCAAGGCGGGCTCCATCGACGGTGCCTGGGTGCCGGAGCCGACGGCCTCCAAGCTCGTCGCCGCGGGCGGCAAGACGATCCTGGACGAGAAGAAGCTGTGGAAGGACGGCCGGTTCGTCATCACGAACGTGATCGTCTCCCAGAAGTTCCTCAAGGAACACCCCAAGGCCGTCGAGGCGGTGCTGCGCGGTTCGGTGAAGACCAACGCCTGGATCCGGTCGCACCCGGACGAGGCCAAGAAGGCGCTCAACGACCAGCTCGCCGACCCGCAGTTCGCCGGCAAGGCGCTGCCGGGCAACGTCATCGACCCGGCGTTCAAGAACGTCGACATCACCGATGACCCGCTGGCCGCCACCCTCCAGGAGGAGGCGGACCACGCCGTCAAGGCGGGCCTGCTCAAGCAGCCCGACCTCAAGGGCATCTACGACCTCACCCTGCTGAACAAGGTGCTCAAGTCCGAGGGCAAGGCGCCGGTCGACGACGCCGGTCTCGGCAGCTGA
- a CDS encoding sulfate adenylyltransferase subunit 1 produces the protein MSTTHAVEGVVDAGATSLLRFATAGSVDDGKSTLVGRLLHDSKSVLADQLEAVERASLGRGQEAPDLALLTDGLRAEREQGITIDVAYRYFATPRRRFILADTPGHVQYTRNMVTGASTAELAVVLVDARNGVVEQTRRHAAVAALLRVPHVVLAVNKMDLVGYEESVFAAIAEEFTSYAASLGVQEITAIPISALAGDNVVTASANMDWYGGPTVLEHLETVPVVANPSDDPGRFPVQYVIRPQTAEHPDYRGYAGQIASGVLRVGDPVTVLPSGRTSTIEAIDALGQAVDVAWAPQSVTLRLTDDLDISRGDLIAPTASAPSASQDIEATVCHVADRPLTVGHRVLLKHTTRTVKAIVKDIPSRLTLDDLSQHPAPGELAANDIGRIVVRTAEPLALDAYADSRRTGSFLLIDPADGTTLTAGMAGTAFAEAAADAAPAPEADDDGWDF, from the coding sequence ATGAGCACCACCCATGCTGTTGAGGGCGTCGTGGACGCCGGCGCGACCTCGCTGCTGCGTTTCGCCACCGCCGGTTCCGTCGACGACGGCAAGTCGACGCTGGTCGGCCGCCTGCTGCACGACTCCAAGTCCGTGCTCGCCGACCAGCTGGAGGCCGTGGAGCGGGCTTCGCTGGGCCGCGGGCAGGAGGCGCCGGACCTGGCGCTGCTGACGGACGGACTGCGGGCCGAGCGCGAGCAGGGCATCACCATCGATGTCGCCTACCGCTACTTCGCCACGCCCCGGCGCCGGTTCATCCTCGCCGACACCCCCGGCCATGTGCAGTACACCCGCAACATGGTCACCGGCGCCTCCACCGCCGAGCTGGCCGTCGTGCTGGTCGACGCCCGCAACGGCGTCGTCGAGCAGACCCGCCGGCACGCCGCCGTGGCCGCCCTGCTGCGCGTCCCGCACGTCGTCCTCGCGGTCAACAAGATGGACCTCGTCGGCTACGAGGAGTCCGTCTTCGCCGCCATCGCCGAGGAGTTCACCTCCTACGCGGCCTCGCTGGGCGTCCAGGAGATCACCGCGATCCCGATCTCGGCGCTGGCCGGCGACAACGTCGTGACCGCATCGGCGAACATGGACTGGTACGGCGGCCCGACCGTGCTGGAGCACCTGGAGACCGTCCCGGTCGTCGCCAATCCCTCCGACGACCCGGGCCGCTTCCCGGTCCAGTACGTCATCCGGCCGCAGACCGCCGAACACCCCGACTACCGCGGCTACGCGGGCCAGATCGCCTCCGGTGTGCTGCGCGTCGGCGACCCGGTGACCGTGCTGCCCTCGGGCCGCACCAGCACCATCGAGGCGATCGATGCGCTGGGGCAGGCCGTGGACGTCGCCTGGGCGCCGCAGTCGGTGACCCTCCGGCTGACCGACGACCTCGACATCTCGCGCGGCGACCTGATCGCCCCGACCGCCTCGGCGCCGTCGGCCTCGCAGGACATCGAGGCCACGGTCTGCCATGTCGCGGACCGTCCGCTGACCGTCGGCCACCGGGTGCTGCTCAAGCACACCACCCGCACCGTCAAGGCCATCGTCAAGGACATCCCCTCGCGGCTGACCCTCGACGACCTCTCCCAGCACCCCGCGCCGGGCGAGCTGGCCGCCAACGACATCGGCCGGATCGTCGTGCGCACCGCCGAGCCGCTCGCGCTGGACGCCTACGCCGACTCCCGGCGCACCGGCTCCTTCCTGCTGATCGACCCGGCGGACGGTACGACGCTGACCGCGGGCATGGCGGGCACCGCCTTCGCGGAGGCGGCCGCGGACGCCGCTCCGGCCCCCGAGGCGGACGACGACGGATGGGACTTCTGA
- the cysD gene encoding sulfate adenylyltransferase subunit CysD — MTTATVATEANGDNPYALSHLDALESEAVHIFREVAGEFERPVILFSGGKDSIVMLHLALKAFAPAPVPFSLLHVDTGHNFPEVLDYRDRTVERHALRLHVASVQDFIDRGELRERPDGTRNPLQTVPLLDAIEKNRFDAVFGGGRRDEEKARAKERVFSLRDEFGGWDPRRQRPELWQLYNGRHSPGEHVRVFPLSNWTELDVWQYIAREKIELPAIYYAHEREVFARSGMWLAPGEWGGPKDGETLETRLVRYRTVGDMSCTGAVDSDADTIEAVIAEIAASRLTERGATRADDKMSEAAMEDRKREGYF; from the coding sequence GTGACCACCGCGACCGTTGCCACCGAGGCAAATGGCGACAACCCGTACGCCCTCTCGCACCTGGACGCCCTGGAGTCCGAGGCGGTGCACATCTTCCGCGAGGTGGCGGGCGAGTTCGAGCGGCCGGTGATCCTGTTCTCCGGCGGCAAGGACTCCATCGTCATGCTGCATCTGGCGCTCAAGGCGTTCGCGCCCGCGCCGGTGCCGTTCTCCCTGCTGCACGTCGACACCGGGCACAACTTCCCCGAGGTGCTCGACTACCGCGACCGTACGGTCGAGCGGCACGCCCTGCGGCTGCACGTCGCCTCCGTGCAGGACTTCATCGACCGCGGTGAACTGCGCGAGCGCCCCGACGGCACGCGTAACCCGCTCCAGACCGTCCCGCTGCTGGACGCCATCGAGAAGAACCGCTTCGATGCGGTCTTCGGCGGCGGCCGCCGGGACGAGGAGAAGGCACGCGCCAAGGAGCGGGTGTTCTCGCTGCGCGACGAGTTCGGCGGCTGGGACCCGCGCCGGCAGCGCCCCGAGCTGTGGCAGCTCTACAACGGCCGCCACTCGCCCGGTGAGCACGTCCGGGTCTTCCCACTGTCCAACTGGACCGAGCTGGACGTGTGGCAGTACATCGCCCGCGAGAAGATCGAACTGCCCGCCATCTACTACGCCCACGAGCGCGAGGTCTTCGCCCGCAGCGGCATGTGGCTGGCGCCCGGTGAGTGGGGCGGCCCCAAGGACGGCGAAACGCTGGAAACCCGGCTGGTGCGCTACCGCACGGTCGGCGACATGTCCTGCACCGGTGCGGTCGACTCCGACGCCGACACCATCGAGGCCGTCATCGCGGAGATCGCCGCCTCGCGCCTCACCGAGCGGGGCGCGACCAGGGCCGACGACAAGATGTCCGAGGCCGCCATGGAGGACCGCAAGCGCGAGGGGTACTTCTAA
- the cysC gene encoding adenylyl-sulfate kinase, producing the protein MTGATVWLTGLPSAGKTTIAHALAERLRGEGRRVEVLDGDEIREFLSAGLGFTRADRHTNVQRIGFVAELLASNGVTALVPVIAPYADSRESVRVRHQAEGTAYLEVHVATPVEVCSERDVKGLYAKQAAGEISGLTGVDDPYEAPESPDLRIESHTQTVQESAAALHGLLVERGLA; encoded by the coding sequence ATGACGGGCGCCACGGTGTGGCTGACCGGACTGCCGAGCGCGGGCAAGACCACCATCGCCCATGCGCTGGCGGAACGGCTGCGCGGCGAGGGCCGCCGGGTCGAGGTCCTCGACGGCGACGAGATCCGCGAGTTCCTCTCCGCGGGACTGGGCTTCACGCGCGCCGACCGGCACACCAACGTCCAACGGATCGGCTTCGTCGCCGAGTTGCTGGCGAGCAACGGGGTCACCGCCCTGGTGCCGGTGATCGCGCCGTATGCGGACTCCCGGGAGTCGGTGCGGGTGCGGCATCAGGCCGAGGGCACCGCCTATCTCGAGGTGCATGTGGCCACGCCGGTCGAGGTGTGCTCCGAGCGCGACGTCAAAGGGCTGTACGCCAAGCAGGCCGCGGGCGAGATATCGGGCCTGACCGGCGTGGACGACCCGTACGAGGCCCCCGAATCGCCCGATCTGCGCATCGAGTCGCACACCCAGACCGTGCAGGAGTCCGCAGCCGCGCTCCACGGGCTGCTCGTCGAAAGGGGACTGGCGTGA
- a CDS encoding phosphoadenylyl-sulfate reductase, producing the protein MTTAPDLPQLAERAGRELEEAAPLEILTWAAETFGARFCVTSSMEDAVVAHLASRAMPGVDVVFLDTGYHFPETIGTRDAVAEVMDVNVITLTPRQTVAEQDAEYGPRLHDRDPDRCCALRKVKPLEEGLAGYDAWATGLRRDESPTRANTPVVGWDTRRQKVKISPIARWTQADVDAYVAEHGVLTNPLLMDGYTSVGCAPCTRRVLAGEDARAGRWAGSNKTECGLH; encoded by the coding sequence GTGACCACTGCCCCCGATCTGCCGCAGCTCGCCGAGCGTGCGGGCCGCGAGCTGGAGGAGGCGGCCCCCCTGGAGATCCTCACCTGGGCCGCGGAGACCTTCGGCGCCCGCTTCTGCGTGACCTCCTCCATGGAGGACGCGGTCGTCGCCCACCTCGCCTCGCGCGCCATGCCGGGCGTGGACGTGGTGTTCCTCGACACCGGCTACCACTTCCCGGAGACCATCGGGACGCGGGACGCGGTGGCCGAGGTGATGGACGTCAACGTCATCACGCTGACGCCCCGTCAGACGGTGGCCGAGCAGGACGCCGAGTACGGTCCCCGGCTGCACGACCGCGACCCGGACCGCTGCTGCGCGCTGCGCAAGGTCAAGCCGCTGGAGGAGGGCCTGGCCGGCTACGACGCCTGGGCGACCGGGCTGCGCCGGGACGAGTCCCCTACCCGGGCCAACACCCCGGTCGTCGGCTGGGACACCCGTCGGCAGAAGGTCAAGATCTCCCCGATCGCCCGCTGGACCCAGGCCGATGTGGACGCCTACGTCGCCGAGCACGGGGTGCTGACCAACCCGCTGCTGATGGACGGCTACACCTCCGTCGGCTGCGCCCCCTGCACCCGCCGGGTCCTGGCGGGCGAGGACGCGCGGGCGGGCCGCTGGGCAGGCAGCAACAAGACCGAATGCGGCCTGCACTGA